The sequence below is a genomic window from Chondrinema litorale.
TAGTATCCCCACCACTCATCTTCTCTACGATCATAATGTCATCCATTACTACTTTTAATTGAGATTGTTATTTAAAGTAACCTTGTTCAGAAGAATAATTTAAAAAAATTATGAGCCAATTTAGGAAAAAATGCCCAATTCAAGCTGCCAGAGAAGTAAAAATTATTCTTTTTACTATCTTCAAAAGAAGATAATGTATAAGTCTTAATTGAGTTATTTTTATTAGAATTGAAAGCTGAGAATTAAGTTGCATAAAAAACGGCTATACAATTCTTTATAAGTATAAAAAGAAATTAACTTTGCTTTATTTTTTAAGAAAATGCAGATTATTATTTCATAATATATCTTTGCGGTACTTTTTTATAAATAAAAACTCCAATAATGGGAAATGTTGAAGAAAGGCAATCATTAAACTTCATTGAAAGTATAATTGAGAAGGATATAAGTGAAAAGAAAAATGAGGCAAGAGTGCATACAAGGTTTCCTCCGGAACCTAATGGTTACCTTCATATAGGGCATGCGAAATCTATTTGCCTTAATTTCGGACTGGCACAGAAATATGATGGTTTGTGTAATTTAAGATTTGATGACACTAACCCAGAAAAAGAAAATGACGAGTATGTAAACTCTATAAAGAAAGATGTAAAGTGGCTCGGCTTCAGTTGGGATGAAAGAGAGTTTTTTGCATCAGATTATTTTCAGCAGCTATACGACTTTGCTGTAGCATTAATTAAGCAAGGAAAAGCTTATGTAGATGATTCTACTCCTGATGAAATTAATGCAATGCGTGGGTCTACTACAGAGCCAGGTAAAGAGAGTCCATATAGAAATAGGAGTGTAGAGGAGAACCTCGACCTATTTGCCAAAATGAAAGATGGTGAATTTGAAAGTGGTTCTAGAATATTGAGAGCTAAAATAGATATGGCTTCTCCTAATATCCATTTAAGAGACCCGGCACTTTATAGAATTAAAAAGGTACATCACCACCGTACAGGCGACGCTTGGAACATATATCCGATGTATGATTGGGCTCATGGACTCTCTGATTCTATAGAAGGAATTACTCATTCTATTTGTACATTGGAATTTGAAGTTCACAGACCTCTTTATGATTGGTTATTAGATCAACTAAATGTATTCCACCCACAACAAATTGAGTTTGCGAGACTTAATTTAACTTTTACAGTTTTAAGTAAGAGAAAACTTCTTCAGTTAGTTACTGAGAATCATGTAAATGGTTGGGATGACCCTAGAATGCCTACTATCTCAGGATTAAGAAGAAGAGGTTATACACCTACATCTTTAAGGAATTTTGCGACTAGGATAGGAGTGGCAAAAAGAGACGGAATTGTTGATGTAGCTGTACTTGAGCATAGTGTACGAGAAGATTTGAATAAATATGCTAACAGAGTAATGTGTGTAACAGATCCTCTTAAGATTACAATTACAAACTACCCTGAAGGTCAAACGGAGATTTTAAAAGCTATTAATAATCCAGAAGACCCTGACGCAGGAACCAGAGAAATACCTTTTTCAAAAGAGATTTTTATTGAGAAAGATGACTTTATGGAAAATCCTCCTAAAAAATTCTTTAGGCTAAGTCCGGGTAAAGAAGTAAGGTTAAAATATGCTTATATTATTAAATGTGAGGAGGTAGTTAAGGATGAAAACGGCGAGGTAGTAGAATTACTTTGTACTTATGATCCAGAAACAAAGAGTGGTTCAGATACAACAGGTAAAAAAGTAAAAGGTACTTTACACTGGGCGTCTGCTGAGCATGCTTTAAAAATAGAAGTAAGGGAATACGACAGATTATTTACTGTAGAAGATCCTTCTGGAGATAAGGAGAAAGACTTTAAAGAGTTTATTAATCCAGATTCTTTAGTAGTTATTTCTGATGCGCTAATAGAGCCTTCTGTTAAAAATGCTCAAGTAGAAAAGAATTATCAGTTTGAGAGAAAGGGTTATTTCTGTGTGGACAGAGAATCTGATGAAAACAAATTGGTATTTAACAGAACAGTAACTCTTAGAGATACTTGGGCTAAGTTAAATAAGAAATAAGTTTTAATAATACAAAATGATTATCCGTAAAGCTACCACAAAGTAAATAGGGTATGGTCTGCGCTTCGAAATTAGCTCAAAAACAGGTCATTATGGATAGTATTATTGAATTCATGGAAGCGTACCGCAATGAGCAGGTATGCCGTGAGCGTTTCAAGGAAATCAGGGATAAAGCAGGTGTTTGTTGCAAGAAATGCGGTAGCCAAGAGCATTACTGGCTAAATAGCAAGCAGATGTACCAATGCAAGTCATGCAGTTTTAGGACAGGCCTCCGCAGTGGCACCATCATGGAAGCTTCCAAACTTCCGTTTCGCTACTGGTTCGTTGCTATCTGGCTGATGGGCTGTAGCAAGAAAGGTTCTTCTGCCTGTAATGTGCAGAGGCAGCTCAATCATAAGCGCTATGAACCTATCTGGGCAATGATGCACAAAATACGCTCTGCGATGGGCCAACGGGACAACCACTACTTGCTGGGAGGCAATATTGAGGTAGACGAAGGGTTCTTTGAAACACTAGTACCCGAGGGGCAGAAGGAAGAGGAGAGAAAGCGGGGAAGGGGGAGCCAGAAGCAGACCATGGCGATGGTCTTTGCACAGACAGAGGTGGTGCTACAGCCTAAAAAACACCGCCCTTCTAAAAGGTGCAAGTATTTCAAAATGGCTGTATGCGCTGATTTTACAGTAGAAACTGCTAGAAATACGATTACCCGGCATGTTGCCCAGAATGCCAAGATGATTACAGATGGCTATTCAACCTATCAGTCACTGACAGGAGAGTTCGAGATGGATGTGGAAAAAGTGCCCTCAAAACAGGCCCATATCAAACTACCTTGGGTACATACAGCCATTGGGAATGCAAAGAAAGTCCTACAAGGGATATATCAGCATACAAGGCCAGGGTATCTACAGAATTATCTAGATGAGTTCTGTTACAAACTCAATAGAAGATACTTTGAAAATGATATTTTTGACAGAATATTAATTGCTTGTACGCTCACTTGAGCTTGTGGTAAGAATACGGATAATCATTTAATACAAAAAAGAAAAGGTCTCAATTATTGAGACCTTTTTTATTATAATGCTTTTTGTACCTTAAGCTACAGCTTTAGTTTTTACAACTTCTACTGTTTTATCGTCATATTTAGTTATTTTGATAATTTTCAACTTATCTAATACTTTGATCACCATATAAGTAGGATCAATCTCATGCCAACGGAAACCACCAAAGTTAGCTCTGCCACCATGTTTGTGGTGATTATTGTGGTAACTTTCTCCCATCATCAAGAAATCTACTGGTAAAAAGTTTTTAGAAGTATCACCAACTTTAAAGTTAGTGTAACCATATTTATGAGCAAACCAGTTGATTATTGCACCATGTACAGGCGATAATAAGAATTGGATTGGTAATAATAACCATAACCACCACTCAGTAGCAAAGTGATAATAGAATGCTACATATAGCGCTCCCCACATAACTCTAGAAACCCAAGATCTTGCAAATTTGTCAAAAGCATCCCATTGTGGAACATCTTGAGTAAAGCGTGGATCAATATCAGCTCTCTTATTAGCAATATCAGAATAAATTGTTTTTGTTTTCCACATCATCTTAAAAAGACTTTCATCATATTTCGGAGAATGTGGGTCATTTTCGGTATCAGCAAATGCGTGGTGCATTCTGTGCATTACTCCATAACCATAGGCACTTAAATAGTTAGAGCCTTGGAATATCCATGTTAAAACAAAGAAAACTTTCTCTGTAAATTTATTCATAGTAAATGCTTTGTGAGAAGCATATCTATGTAAAAAGAAAGTTTGAAAGAATAATGATAAATACCAATGAGCAACAAAGAAAATGAGTATTTCTTTCATGAAATTATTATTGAATTAATAAATTGTATGTACGTATAGATTACTGTTTTCTTCTATAGACAGTAAAACAGTAAAGTTGTGACAAAAAATTTAAATTATTTTTTATTGAATTTAAATTCCTCCTTTAAATCGTTAATTAATTCACTCGGTACTCCACGTGAACATGCTTGTTTAAAGCTTTCTAGAAGGGTTTTATGGTGTGATAAGTCTATTGTAAATCTTTGAGCTTCTTTTTCAAGATTTTTTTTCGCTCTGCAAAAAAGTTGTCTACAGTTATCTTTTTTCTTATCAAAAACTTCTTGCAACTCTTCATACTCAAAATTAAAAGCTTCTCTTAATATGTAGATCGCTTTTTCCATTGGTTCAAGTTTGGTGTGTAGAATTGCCAATGCTTCTGATAGCTCATTTTCTAAATCAAACTTGAAAATGTTTCCGTCTTTGTGAGATTTTAAGAAGTCAGGAAGTTGAGTTGTCTCAAGATATTCTTTTTTCTTCTTTTTTAAATTATCTAAATGATTGATGCAATTATTGGTTACAGCTTTAATCAAATAAGATTTTGTATTCTTAATTTTATTTTGATCAACTGTAAGC
It includes:
- a CDS encoding glutamine--tRNA ligase/YqeY domain fusion protein, which encodes MGNVEERQSLNFIESIIEKDISEKKNEARVHTRFPPEPNGYLHIGHAKSICLNFGLAQKYDGLCNLRFDDTNPEKENDEYVNSIKKDVKWLGFSWDEREFFASDYFQQLYDFAVALIKQGKAYVDDSTPDEINAMRGSTTEPGKESPYRNRSVEENLDLFAKMKDGEFESGSRILRAKIDMASPNIHLRDPALYRIKKVHHHRTGDAWNIYPMYDWAHGLSDSIEGITHSICTLEFEVHRPLYDWLLDQLNVFHPQQIEFARLNLTFTVLSKRKLLQLVTENHVNGWDDPRMPTISGLRRRGYTPTSLRNFATRIGVAKRDGIVDVAVLEHSVREDLNKYANRVMCVTDPLKITITNYPEGQTEILKAINNPEDPDAGTREIPFSKEIFIEKDDFMENPPKKFFRLSPGKEVRLKYAYIIKCEEVVKDENGEVVELLCTYDPETKSGSDTTGKKVKGTLHWASAEHALKIEVREYDRLFTVEDPSGDKEKDFKEFINPDSLVVISDALIEPSVKNAQVEKNYQFERKGYFCVDRESDENKLVFNRTVTLRDTWAKLNKK
- a CDS encoding sigma-70 family RNA polymerase sigma factor; the protein is MNTSQAISLYQPVLYSIALRMVGSLADAEDIVQDTFLKWLTVDQNKIKNTKSYLIKAVTNNCINHLDNLKKKKKEYLETTQLPDFLKSHKDGNIFKFDLENELSEALAILHTKLEPMEKAIYILREAFNFEYEELQEVFDKKKDNCRQLFCRAKKNLEKEAQRFTIDLSHHKTLLESFKQACSRGVPSELINDLKEEFKFNKK
- a CDS encoding acyl-CoA desaturase, translated to MKEILIFFVAHWYLSLFFQTFFLHRYASHKAFTMNKFTEKVFFVLTWIFQGSNYLSAYGYGVMHRMHHAFADTENDPHSPKYDESLFKMMWKTKTIYSDIANKRADIDPRFTQDVPQWDAFDKFARSWVSRVMWGALYVAFYYHFATEWWLWLLLPIQFLLSPVHGAIINWFAHKYGYTNFKVGDTSKNFLPVDFLMMGESYHNNHHKHGGRANFGGFRWHEIDPTYMVIKVLDKLKIIKITKYDDKTVEVVKTKAVA
- a CDS encoding IS1595 family transposase; amino-acid sequence: MEASKLPFRYWFVAIWLMGCSKKGSSACNVQRQLNHKRYEPIWAMMHKIRSAMGQRDNHYLLGGNIEVDEGFFETLVPEGQKEEERKRGRGSQKQTMAMVFAQTEVVLQPKKHRPSKRCKYFKMAVCADFTVETARNTITRHVAQNAKMITDGYSTYQSLTGEFEMDVEKVPSKQAHIKLPWVHTAIGNAKKVLQGIYQHTRPGYLQNYLDEFCYKLNRRYFENDIFDRILIACTLT